The following are encoded in a window of Phaseolus vulgaris cultivar G19833 chromosome 3, P. vulgaris v2.0, whole genome shotgun sequence genomic DNA:
- the LOC137807365 gene encoding CBL-interacting serine/threonine-protein kinase 21 isoform X1 has translation MGFENKIGKYQLGRTIGEGSFSKVKLAVNGSNGQKVAVKVIDKHMILENNLKNQVKREIRTMKLLHHPNIVRIHEVVATKTKIYIVMEYVSGGQLLDKLSYGEKLNEREARKLFQQLIDALDYCHNKGVYHRDLKPENLLLDSKGNLKVSDFGLSALQKCNDVLTTRCGSPCYVAPELLLSKGYNGAAADVWSCGVILFELLAGYLPFNDQNLMNLYAKIWKSEYKCPPWFTRSQRKLIAKILEPRAAKRITISDIIEDPWFQTDYKPVFASEFDQNINLEGVDVAFNSIEENVRETTVSKSSSFINAFQLIAMSRDLDLSGLFEEQDEKEQTRRLGSKHTINETIEKIETAATNVRLSVEKISNFKIKMQPKQIMTMTKCSKSYLSAKVIEVAPAHCVVEISKSTGDLRMYNKFCESLSNLLKQKPDVPSQSQHSVDQCAADRKKHDAGCYAEPKSEYSKLFRGYRSS, from the exons ATGGGGTTTGAGAACAAAATTGGGAAGTATCAGCTTGGAAGGACAATTGGAGAAGGTAGTTTCTCTAAGGTTAAGCTAGCTGTCAATGGCAGCAATGGTCAGAAGGTTGCGGTCAAGGTCATTGATAAGCATATGATCCTAGAAAACAATCTTAAGAATCAG GTTAAAAGAGAGATCAGAACAATGAAACTTCTGCATCATCCCAATATAGTTAGAATTCACGAG GTTGTTGCCACAAAAACGAAGATATACATCGTGATGGAATATGTATCAGGAGGACAACTACTAGACAAGTTG TCCTATGGAGAGAAGCTGAATGAACGTGAGGCAAGAAAACTATTCCAGCAACTCATTGATGCCCTGGACTACTGCCATAACAAAGGGGTGTATCATCGAGATCTCAAG CCAGAAAACCTGCTTCTTGACAGCAAGGGAAATCTCAAAGTGTCTGATTTTGGATTAAGTGCACTACAAAAG TGTAATGATGTCTTGACCACGCGGTGTGGATCCCCATGTTATGTAGCACCTGAG CTTCTACTGAGCAAGGGGTATAATGGAGCAGCTGCTGATGTTTGGTCATGCGGGGTGATCCTTTTTGAATTACTTGCAGGCTATTTACCATTTAACGACCAGAACTTGATGAACTTATATGCAAAG ATATGGAAGTCAGAATATAAATGTCCCCCATGGTTTACTCGGAGTCAAAGGAAACTAATAGCCAAAATACTTGAACCACGAGCTGCAAAG CGGATAACTATATCAGATATTATTGAAGATCCGTGGTTTCAAACAGATTACAAGCCTGTTTTTGCATCTGAATTTGATCAGAACATTAACTTGGAGGGTGTTGATGTTGCTTTCAATTCAATTGAG GAAAATGTCAGAGAGACAACGGTATCTAAGTCCTCAAGTTTCATTAATGCTTTTCAACTAATAGCCATGTCTCGGGACCTTGATCTATCTGGTCTTTTTGAAGAACAG GATGAAAAAGAGCAGACAAGAAGACTGGGATCCAAACACACTATCAATGAAACGATAGAAAAAATAGAAACTGCTGCAACAAATGTAAGACTGTCAGTAGAGAAAATTAGCAACTTCAAG ATCAAAATGCAACCGAAACAGATAATGACCATGACCAAGTGTTCCAAATCATACTTATCAGCCAag GTGATTGAAGTTGCTCCAGCTCATTGTGTTGTAGAAATATCAAAATCTACTGGAGATCTAAGAATGTACaacaaa TTTTGTGAAAGTTTATCAAATCTGCTGAAGCAAAAACCCGATGTGCCATCACAAAGCCAACATTCTGTAGATCAATGTGCCGCTGACAGAAAAAAACACGACGCTGGATG CTATGCAGAGCCAAAAAGTGAATATAGCAAACTTTTTCGTGGCTACAGATCTTCTTGA
- the LOC137807365 gene encoding CBL-interacting serine/threonine-protein kinase 21 isoform X2 encodes MGFENKIGKYQLGRTIGEGSFSKVKLAVNGSNGQKVAVKVIDKHMILENNLKNQVKREIRTMKLLHHPNIVRIHEVVATKTKIYIVMEYVSGGQLLDKLSYGEKLNEREARKLFQQLIDALDYCHNKGVYHRDLKPENLLLDSKGNLKVSDFGLSALQKCNDVLTTRCGSPCYVAPELLLSKGYNGAAADVWSCGVILFELLAGYLPFNDQNLMNLYAKIWKSEYKCPPWFTRSQRKLIAKILEPRAAKRITISDIIEDPWFQTDYKPVFASEFDQNINLEGVDVAFNSIEENVRETTVSKSSSFINAFQLIAMSRDLDLSGLFEEQDEKEQTRRLGSKHTINETIEKIETAATNVRLSVEKISNFKIKMQPKQIMTMTKCSKSYLSAKVIEVAPAHCVVEISKSTGDLRMYNKFCESLSNLLKQKPDVPSQSQHSVDQCAADRKKHDAGW; translated from the exons ATGGGGTTTGAGAACAAAATTGGGAAGTATCAGCTTGGAAGGACAATTGGAGAAGGTAGTTTCTCTAAGGTTAAGCTAGCTGTCAATGGCAGCAATGGTCAGAAGGTTGCGGTCAAGGTCATTGATAAGCATATGATCCTAGAAAACAATCTTAAGAATCAG GTTAAAAGAGAGATCAGAACAATGAAACTTCTGCATCATCCCAATATAGTTAGAATTCACGAG GTTGTTGCCACAAAAACGAAGATATACATCGTGATGGAATATGTATCAGGAGGACAACTACTAGACAAGTTG TCCTATGGAGAGAAGCTGAATGAACGTGAGGCAAGAAAACTATTCCAGCAACTCATTGATGCCCTGGACTACTGCCATAACAAAGGGGTGTATCATCGAGATCTCAAG CCAGAAAACCTGCTTCTTGACAGCAAGGGAAATCTCAAAGTGTCTGATTTTGGATTAAGTGCACTACAAAAG TGTAATGATGTCTTGACCACGCGGTGTGGATCCCCATGTTATGTAGCACCTGAG CTTCTACTGAGCAAGGGGTATAATGGAGCAGCTGCTGATGTTTGGTCATGCGGGGTGATCCTTTTTGAATTACTTGCAGGCTATTTACCATTTAACGACCAGAACTTGATGAACTTATATGCAAAG ATATGGAAGTCAGAATATAAATGTCCCCCATGGTTTACTCGGAGTCAAAGGAAACTAATAGCCAAAATACTTGAACCACGAGCTGCAAAG CGGATAACTATATCAGATATTATTGAAGATCCGTGGTTTCAAACAGATTACAAGCCTGTTTTTGCATCTGAATTTGATCAGAACATTAACTTGGAGGGTGTTGATGTTGCTTTCAATTCAATTGAG GAAAATGTCAGAGAGACAACGGTATCTAAGTCCTCAAGTTTCATTAATGCTTTTCAACTAATAGCCATGTCTCGGGACCTTGATCTATCTGGTCTTTTTGAAGAACAG GATGAAAAAGAGCAGACAAGAAGACTGGGATCCAAACACACTATCAATGAAACGATAGAAAAAATAGAAACTGCTGCAACAAATGTAAGACTGTCAGTAGAGAAAATTAGCAACTTCAAG ATCAAAATGCAACCGAAACAGATAATGACCATGACCAAGTGTTCCAAATCATACTTATCAGCCAag GTGATTGAAGTTGCTCCAGCTCATTGTGTTGTAGAAATATCAAAATCTACTGGAGATCTAAGAATGTACaacaaa TTTTGTGAAAGTTTATCAAATCTGCTGAAGCAAAAACCCGATGTGCCATCACAAAGCCAACATTCTGTAGATCAATGTGCCGCTGACAGAAAAAAACACGACGCTGGATGGTAG